In Harpia harpyja isolate bHarHar1 chromosome 8, bHarHar1 primary haplotype, whole genome shotgun sequence, a genomic segment contains:
- the LOC128145005 gene encoding taste receptor type 2 member 40-like: protein MYALFSLLLVAIAIIESMAGLLGNGAVLAVCSTSCIRSKILSSYDMIMIFLSLSRFSLQSWMMLDLLLSLFCETSYYEENLFVIFKTVFMFLNYSSLWFAAWLSVFYCTKIASFTQSFFIWLKQRISSLVPWMLITSSLFSFATSLPFAWDVYDVHNNFTAPLTMTNSSERRVTMKASFFFLILLCNAGVALPLIVFVVSSILLIRSLWIHTRQMQNNATGFRDASLEAHIGAIKSIFSFLILYVTYFISLVLILSNIFLPLSIGEAMCLAVMAACPAGHSMVLIWSNPKFRELPARILHHANCHVRTRSM, encoded by the coding sequence ATGTATgcattattttctctccttttggtAGCAATTGCTATAATTGAATCCATGGCAGGACTTCTAGGAAATGGAGCTGTTTTGGCTGTCTGTTCAACTAGCTGCATCAGGAGCAAAATATTGTCCTCGTATGATATGATTATGATCTTTCTGAGTTTATCCAGATTCTCTTTGCAGTCCTGGATGATGCTGGATTTGCTCCTAAGTCTGTTTTGCGAAACCTCCTATTACGAAGAAAATCTGTTTGTAATTTTCAAGACAGTTTTTATGTTTCTGAACTACTCCAGCCTCTGGTTTGCTGCCTGGCTTAGTGTCTTCTATTGTACCAAGATTGCTAGTTTTACTCAGTCTTTCTTCATCTGGCTGAAGCAAAGAATTTCCAGTCTTGTGCCCTGGATGCTGATAACATCATCTCTTTTCTCCTTTGCAACCTCTCTTCCTTTTGCCTGGGATGTCTACGATGTGCACAACAACTTCACTGCTCCTTTAACCATGACAAACTCTTCAGAAAGGAGAGTCACAATGAAAGctagtttttttttcttgattcttcTCTGTAATGCTGGTGTAGCACTGCCTTTAATAGTGTTTGTCGTTTCGAGTATCCTGCTGATTAGGTCTCTGTGGATACACACCAGACAGATGCAAAATAACGCAACTGGCTTCAGGGATGCTAGCTTAGAGGCCCATATTGGTGCCATCAAGTCaatcttttccttccttatccTCTAtgttacatattttatttctttggttcTCATTTTATCCAACATTTTTTTACCTTTAAGCATTGGGGAAGCCATGTGTTTAGCTGTAATGGCTGCTTGTCCTGCAGGACACTCTATGGTCTTAATCTGGAGCAACCCCAAATTTCGAGAGCTGCCAGCTAGGATTTTGCACCACGCAAACTGTCATGTCAGAACTAGATCCATGTAA